The following are from one region of the Gossypium hirsutum isolate 1008001.06 chromosome D03, Gossypium_hirsutum_v2.1, whole genome shotgun sequence genome:
- the LOC107950462 gene encoding oxidation resistance protein 1, with product MGKKRSLKSKAVHFVTDLTTGLLNPISDKSSKPPETLSEPKISQVESINKEDDRGDLVDGPDTSSFTAFLYSLLSSSESGHNVNLDEEDDREEPGDGSDTKTKENGVRKSLLSKGKQSLRALYQATRIIGYRNQDNKGDSAKKSDDDDDDDDDDDDDKGGTKFDGLEMRHMQNVEEPLDSEDLPETSEPSLLLTEKTRNALYGSLPALVQGRKWLLLYSTWRHGISLSTLYRRSVLWPGLSLLVVGDRKGAVFGGLVEAPLKPTNKKYQGTNNTFVFTNGPGGPVVYRPTGANRYFTLCSTEFLAIGGGGHFALYLDGELLNGSSSFSETYRNPCLASSKDFEVKEVELWGFVHGSKYEEILASSRIEMPGICRW from the exons atgggaaagaaaaggTCTTTGAAGAGCAAAGCTGTGCACTTTGTAACTGATCTTACCACCGGACTTCTTAACCCCATCTCTGATAAATCATCTAAGCCTCCT GAAACTTTGAGTGAGCCAAAAATAAGTCAAGTAGAGTCAATTAACAAAGAGGATGATAGGGGGGATCTTGTTGATGGCCCCGATACGTCTTCCTTTACCGCATTCCTCTATTCGTTATTGTCTTCTTCGGAATCAGGTCACAATGTGAACCTTGATGAGGAAGATGATAGAGAGGAACCTGGTGATGGATCCGACACAAAAACGAAAGAGAATGGTGTAAGGAAAAGCTTACTTTCTAAAGGTAAGCAATCACTTAGAGCTCTTTATCAAGCTACTAGGATAATTGGATACCGAAATCAAGACAACAAGGGCGATTCTGCCAAGAaaagtgatgatgatgatgatgatgatgatgatgatgatgatgataaggGTGGTACTAAATTCGACGGACTTGAGATGAGACATATGCAAAATGTCGAGGAACCTTTGGATTCTGAAGATCTTCCAGAAACTTCTGAACCATCATTGCTTCTTACGGAGAAAACAAGAAATGCCCTTTATGGATCACTTCCGGCCCTTGTTCAAGGGAGAAAGTGGTTATTGCTCTACAG TACATGGAGGCACGGTATATCACTGTCAACATTGTATAGAAGAAGCGTGCTCTGGCCCGGCCTCAGTTTACTG GTTGTTGGAGACCGTAAAGGTGCAGTGTTTGGTGGCCTGGTTGAGGCGCCCCTAAAACCGACTAATAAGAAATATCAG GGAACAAATAATACCTTCGTTTTCACAAATGGACCTGGTGGCCCGGTTGTATACCGTCCAACAG GTGCGAATCGATATTTCACTCTCTGTTCCACAGAATTTCTAGCAATAGGTGGTGGCGGCCATTTTGCGCTTTATCTAGATGGTGAACT tTTGAATGGATCTAGCTCGTTCTCCGAAACCTACAGAAATCCCTGTCTTGCGTCCAGTAAAGACTTTGAAGTAAAGGAGGTTGAG TTGTGGGGCTTCGTACACGGATCAAAATACGAGGAAATACTTGCTTCAAGCAGAATAGAGATGCCTGGAATTTGCCGCTGGTAA
- the LOC107950461 gene encoding LOW QUALITY PROTEIN: BTB/POZ domain-containing protein DOT3 (The sequence of the model RefSeq protein was modified relative to this genomic sequence to represent the inferred CDS: inserted 2 bases in 1 codon; substituted 1 base at 1 genomic stop codon) produces MSLLATDLLLTFTQTAPYFCFMCSSSIYTVPSYSTSQLLLLQEEHITMKSLQMPHPQSPVGSDADGTDHQPYDQSIVVPNKLILAADSFERKELSWFATTQIPTDLAIQVQDVIFNVHKYPLVSKCGXIRQLELQPSISKFRHDLKLEKFPGGPDTXEMILQFCYGLPADLNPNNIAALRCASEYLEMTEEFEDGNLITKAEAFLTFVVLASWKDTITVLKSCETLSPWAENLQIVRRCCDSIAYKASRENSSTGEIVSEESWWLDDVATLRIDHFMRITTAINAKGTKAEIIGKCIMHYAGKWLPDMDEGLEGLRGYGFGKSELQFSVLRRNEEESAGQNKEQRTIIESLVSMLPSQNGAVSCKFLLQMLKTAMVYSASPALITDLEKRIGLMLEDANANDLLIPNYKDEDQGLMLNSPEQRTMHNIDVVQRILDYFLMHEQQQQKIGKTTVSKLLDNYLAEIARDPNLSITKFQALAESLPENARSCDDGLYRAIDIYLKTHPSLSEHDRRRLCKIMNCEKLSFDACMHAAQNDRLPLRIVVQVLFSEQAKMRMAMQGKESSIIADNSEQEEPRPSTNTEIKNLKSELENVKTKMAELQNDYSDLQQEYEKITSKHKNASPWILNWRKIKNSLHVVAESDDNGDGQQRQNKPGFRLSFRRRRSVS; encoded by the exons ATGTCCCTTCTAGCCACAGACTTGCTCCTCACATTTACTCAAACTGCACCCTACTTTTGTTTCATGTGTTCTTCATCCATTTATACAGTACCAAGTTACTCAACAAGCCAATTATTACTATTGCAGGAAGAGCACATTACCATGAAATCTCTTCAAATGCCTCACCCTCAAAGTCCTGTTGGAAGTGACGCCGATGGCACCGATCATCAACCCTATGACCAAAGCATCGTCGTTCCAAATAAGCTCATCCTTGCAGCTGATAGCTTTGAAAGGAAAGAACTCTCAtg GTTTGCCACAACTCAAATCCCTACAGATTTAGCAATCCAAGTTCAGGATGTCATCTTTAATGTTCACAAG TATCCCTTGGTATCAAAATGTGGCTAGATCAGACAGCTGGAACTTCAGCCTTCAATCTCAAAATTCAGGCATGATCTCAAGCTTGAGAAATTTCCAGGTGGACCAGATAC CGAGATGATTCTACAATTTTGTTACGGTCTCCCAGCAGACTTGAACCCGAATAATATAGCAGCACTTAGATGTGCATCTGAATATCTAGAGATGACAGAAGAATTTGAAGATGGAAATCTCATAACCAAGGCAGAAGCTTTTCTAACGTTTGTAGTCCTGGCTTCCTGGAAAGACACTATTACAGTCCTCAAATCTTGTGAAACCCTGTCTCCATGGGCAGAAAACCTTCAGATTGTCAGAAGATGTTGCGACTCAATAGCTTATAAGGCCTCAAGAGAGAATTCATCAACTGGAGAAATAGTTAGTGAAGAAAGCTGGTGGCTTGACGACGTGGCTACCCTTCGCATTGATCATTTCATGAGGATTACAACAGCAATTAATGCAAAAGGAACAAAAGCAGAGATCATAGGGAAATGCATAATGCATTATGCAGGTAAGTGGCTGCCAGACATGGATGAGGGACTGGAAGGACTGAGAGGATATGGATTTGGAAAGAGTGAGTTGCAATTCAGTGTTTTGAGAAGGAATGAAGAAGAGAGTGCAGGACAAaacaaggaacaaagaacgattATCGAAAGCCTAGTAAGCATGCTTCCTTCTCAAAATGGAGCTGTTTCATGTAAGTTCTTGTTGCAGATGTTAAAAACAGCCATGGTGTATTCAGCATCTCCAGCTCTTATAACAGATCTAGAAAAGAGAATCGGATTGATGCTGGAAGATGCCAATGCAAACGATCTACTGATTCCTAATTATAAGGATGAAGATCAAGGACTAATGCTAAA TTCACCTGAGCAGCGAACGATGCACAACATAGATGTGGTGCAAAGGATTTTGGACTATTTCCTGATGCATGAACAACAGCAACAAAAGATAGGGAAAACAACTGTTAGTAAGCTATTGGACAATTACTTGGCTGAAATAGCAAGGGATCCAAACCTTTCCATCACAAAATTTCAAGCTCTTGCTGAATCCTTGCCAGAAAATGCTCGATCATGTGATGACGGTCTCTATAGAGCCATTGATATCTATCTAAAG ACTCATCCTTCATTATCTGAGCATGACCGCAGAAGATTGTGCAAAATAATGAACTGTGAAAAACTATCATttgatgcatgcatgcatgctgCACAAAATGATCGGCTGCCCCTAAGAATTGTTGTCCAG GTTTTATTTTCAGAGCAAGCAAAGATGAGGATGGCAATGCAAGGTAAGGAATCATCAATAATAGCTGATAATTCTGAACAAGAGGAACCCCGACCATCCACAAACACAGAGATAAAGAACCTCAAATCAGAACTCGAGAATGTGAAGACAAAGATGGCAGAACTACAaaatgactactctgaccttcagcAAGAGTATGAGAAGATAACAAGCAAGCACAAGAATGCATCACCTTGGATTTTGAACTGGAGGAAGATTAAGAACTCTTTACATGTGGTGGCAGAAAGTGATGACAATGGAGATGGACAGCAAAGGCAAAATAAACCTGGTTTTAGACTCAGCTTTAGACGCAGGCGATCGGTGTCGTAA